From Chloroflexota bacterium, the proteins below share one genomic window:
- a CDS encoding acyl-CoA thioesterase, protein MTTQLPGKPIRKSRVQLAQLMQPEHANNHGNVHGGWIMKMVDEAGALACMRHAQHRVVTVAVDQMMFRQPIRLGDLVTLTAEISYTGRSSMEARVEVVAENPVTGECVHTNTAYCVYVALDDDGNTALVPPLIAETEEERQRMERGKVRQAYRISQRDEL, encoded by the coding sequence ATGACCACACAACTTCCTGGGAAACCGATTCGAAAATCGCGCGTACAACTGGCGCAATTGATGCAGCCCGAACATGCCAACAACCATGGCAATGTTCACGGCGGCTGGATTATGAAAATGGTGGATGAAGCCGGAGCGCTGGCCTGTATGCGCCACGCTCAACATCGAGTAGTGACAGTGGCCGTTGATCAGATGATGTTTCGCCAGCCGATTCGCCTGGGCGATCTGGTGACCTTGACCGCAGAAATCAGCTATACCGGGCGTTCATCAATGGAAGCCCGCGTGGAAGTTGTTGCGGAAAATCCAGTCACTGGCGAGTGTGTGCATACCAATACGGCCTATTGTGTCTATGTCGCGCTGGATGATGACGGAAATACCGCCCTCGTCCCGCCGTTGATTGCTGAAACCGAAGAAGAGCGCCAACGCATGGAGCGTGGAAAAGTGCGCCAGGCTTATCGTATTTCACAGCGCGACGAGCTTTAG
- a CDS encoding SDR family oxidoreductase, translated as MRVLITGAAGFLGSHLCDRLLAEGHEVVGMDNFITGNPQNLAHLAGHERYEFIRHDVSNFIFVPGKLDAVMHFASPASPNPNSPYGYVNLPIQTMKAGALGTHNTLGVAKAHGARFLLASTSEIYGDPLVHPQEESYWGHVDPIGERSVYDEAKRFAEALTMAYHRFHDLDTRVVRIFNTYGPRMHINDGRVVPNFIKQALQGESLTIYGDGQQTRSFCYVDDLVEGIYRLLLSDEHRPVNIGNPVETTILEFAQTINTMTRNGGLKFEPGRRGEGDPQRRRPDISRAKEVLGWEPNIDLVDGIRQTIPYFREKLSLQ; from the coding sequence ATGCGTGTACTTATTACTGGCGCAGCCGGTTTTTTAGGCTCCCATCTTTGTGACCGATTGCTGGCTGAAGGCCATGAAGTTGTCGGCATGGATAATTTTATTACCGGTAATCCACAAAATTTGGCGCATCTGGCAGGACATGAACGCTATGAATTTATCCGGCACGATGTTTCGAACTTTATCTTCGTGCCTGGTAAGCTGGATGCGGTGATGCACTTTGCGTCTCCGGCCAGCCCCAATCCTAATTCGCCGTATGGATACGTCAACTTGCCCATTCAGACAATGAAGGCTGGCGCGTTGGGCACACACAACACATTGGGCGTTGCCAAAGCGCATGGGGCGCGTTTTTTGCTGGCTTCCACCAGTGAAATCTATGGCGACCCATTGGTGCATCCGCAAGAAGAAAGCTATTGGGGGCATGTAGACCCGATTGGCGAGCGCTCTGTGTACGACGAAGCGAAACGTTTCGCCGAGGCTCTGACGATGGCCTATCACCGCTTCCATGATCTGGATACCCGCGTGGTGCGTATCTTCAATACTTATGGTCCGCGTATGCACATCAATGACGGGCGCGTTGTGCCGAATTTTATCAAACAGGCCTTGCAAGGCGAATCACTGACGATCTATGGCGACGGTCAACAAACGCGCAGCTTTTGCTATGTGGATGATTTGGTCGAAGGCATTTACCGCTTGTTACTCTCGGATGAGCATCGCCCGGTGAATATTGGTAATCCGGTTGAAACAACCATTCTGGAATTTGCTCAAACGATTAATACGATGACCCGTAACGGGGGCTTGAAATTTGAACCTGGACGCCGCGGCGAGGGCGATCCACAGCGTCGTCGTCCCGACATCAGCCGTGCAAAAGAAGTATTAGGTTGGGAGCCGAATATTGACCTTGTCGATGGAATCCGGCAGACCATCCCATATTTTCGCGAAAAATTGTCGCTGCAATGA
- the scpB gene encoding SMC-Scp complex subunit ScpB: MSNPNQPALESELSLKASIEALLFVAPDAVSSGQIARVLEQTPRAVENALDELEAEYAERGLQIQRHDRQVKLTTAPQAAALIEHFLGLEASTPLSRAALETLAIIAYQQPVTRPQINAIRGVNSDSVMKSLLLKGIIEETGRAEGPGRPILYCTTSEFLSHFGLSSTAELPPLNIDDVIQADIPDNGTNILKE, encoded by the coding sequence ATGAGCAACCCAAATCAACCTGCATTAGAATCCGAACTCAGTCTAAAGGCCAGCATTGAAGCCTTGCTTTTTGTGGCCCCCGATGCCGTCAGCAGCGGGCAGATTGCGCGCGTGTTGGAACAAACACCGCGCGCAGTAGAGAACGCGCTGGATGAGCTAGAAGCCGAATATGCCGAACGCGGGCTGCAAATTCAGCGCCACGATAGGCAAGTGAAATTGACTACAGCCCCGCAAGCCGCGGCGCTTATCGAGCATTTTCTGGGGCTGGAAGCCAGCACACCACTCAGCCGGGCCGCGCTGGAAACCCTGGCGATTATCGCCTACCAGCAGCCAGTCACTCGTCCGCAGATCAACGCAATTCGCGGCGTCAATAGCGACAGCGTCATGAAAAGCCTGTTGTTAAAGGGCATTATCGAAGAAACCGGTCGCGCCGAAGGGCCTGGGCGCCCGATATTGTATTGCACTACCAGCGAATTCTTAAGTCACTTCGGGTTGTCGTCCACGGCAGAACTTCCCCCCTTGAATATTGATGACGTTATTCAGGCCGACATCCCAGATAATGGTACAAATATACTCAAAGAGTGA
- a CDS encoding DUF348 domain-containing protein has translation MRLYHPILFLLVLALLLGACGITPVAEASVQAHIFVDGQNLVVQAPRAGTVQDALESAEITLGVLDHIEPDLHIPLAEGIEINITRIYEEFEVEQVVIPFEEQMQPSEFLPEGERQRLQLGENGIKEITYRIVYEDGIEISKAEIKSSILKEAVPQIMLVGVQTSFSPRTIPGRLLYLSDGNAWMMAGTTANRSAIVSSGDLDGRVFRLSDDGEWLLFTRHAEDEDTINTLWVVSIENPETEIDLHVANVIHFADWQPGSLAWAVVSTVEPRQAAPGWQANNDLQLINFSESGWVDPSPTTLLETNSGGVYGWWGTSFAYGPRAGSVAYATPDQVGLVDLEEGAFSPMLDIVPLKTLGDWAWVPGLVWGPDGELLFTVRHAPPPGSASPEEAQNFNLTVIPVNSGRALDLISQVGMFAYPRPSPIQAQTTGESAYQVAYLQAIFPEQSDTSRYRLMVMDRDGSNRRELFPPAEAQGIDPQRDWGVWSPQVVDGSQGHALAVLYQGNIWLVDSVTGETWQITGDGRINRVDWR, from the coding sequence ATGAGATTATACCACCCTATTCTTTTTCTTCTGGTTTTGGCGCTCCTGCTTGGGGCATGTGGCATCACCCCGGTTGCCGAAGCTTCGGTGCAGGCACACATCTTCGTGGATGGGCAAAACCTCGTTGTGCAGGCGCCACGCGCGGGTACAGTCCAGGATGCACTTGAATCGGCAGAAATCACGCTGGGCGTGCTAGATCATATCGAACCCGATTTGCATATCCCTCTTGCCGAAGGCATCGAAATTAATATCACGCGCATTTACGAAGAATTTGAAGTCGAGCAGGTTGTCATTCCCTTTGAAGAGCAAATGCAGCCGAGTGAATTTTTACCCGAAGGCGAACGGCAGCGCTTGCAGTTGGGCGAAAATGGTATCAAGGAAATTACTTATCGCATCGTTTATGAAGACGGTATTGAAATATCGAAAGCTGAAATCAAATCGTCCATTCTGAAGGAAGCCGTGCCGCAGATTATGTTGGTAGGGGTACAAACTTCGTTTTCGCCGCGCACGATTCCGGGGAGGCTACTGTATCTCTCGGATGGCAATGCCTGGATGATGGCGGGTACTACGGCGAACCGTTCGGCAATTGTGTCATCGGGCGATTTGGATGGGCGCGTTTTTCGTCTTTCGGACGATGGCGAATGGCTGTTGTTCACCCGCCATGCCGAGGACGAAGATACGATCAATACCCTGTGGGTTGTCAGTATCGAGAATCCGGAAACAGAGATTGATCTGCATGTTGCCAATGTGATCCATTTTGCCGATTGGCAGCCCGGTTCGCTGGCCTGGGCAGTTGTTTCCACGGTAGAGCCGCGTCAGGCCGCACCCGGATGGCAGGCGAATAACGATTTGCAGTTGATCAATTTTAGCGAAAGCGGATGGGTAGACCCCAGCCCAACCACCTTACTGGAAACAAATTCCGGCGGTGTGTACGGTTGGTGGGGGACAAGCTTTGCCTATGGGCCGAGGGCTGGCTCGGTGGCCTATGCCACGCCCGATCAGGTGGGGCTGGTGGATCTCGAGGAGGGCGCCTTTTCACCCATGTTGGATATTGTCCCGTTGAAGACACTCGGCGATTGGGCCTGGGTTCCGGGGCTGGTTTGGGGCCCCGATGGCGAACTGCTTTTTACCGTGCGCCACGCGCCGCCGCCCGGCTCCGCTTCTCCTGAAGAAGCACAAAATTTTAACCTGACCGTGATCCCCGTGAATAGCGGCCGCGCTTTAGACCTGATCTCGCAGGTAGGCATGTTTGCCTACCCGCGCCCTTCGCCGATTCAGGCACAGACCACTGGCGAGAGCGCTTATCAGGTGGCCTATTTGCAGGCCATTTTCCCGGAGCAGAGCGATACCAGCCGCTATCGTTTGATGGTTATGGATCGAGATGGCTCCAATCGACGCGAATTATTTCCGCCCGCAGAAGCTCAGGGCATAGACCCGCAACGCGATTGGGGCGTCTGGTCGCCCCAGGTTGTGGATGGCAGCCAGGGACATGCGTTGGCTGTTTTGTATCAAGGCAATATCTGGTTGGTTGATAGCGTCACCGGTGAAACCTGGCAGATTACCGGTGATGGGCGTATCAATCGCGTGGATTGGCGCTGA
- a CDS encoding magnesium chelatase produces MADVVPFPFFALVGQDEMKLALLLAMINPHIGGALLIGPRGTGKTTAVRSLPELLPQTPRSLCYYGCLPEDVESGGMDAVCPDCAVKYAQGDPLAALDQVRLVELPLNARLEDVVGGLDERAVMQGHIRLRRGILAQADRNLLYVDEVNLLGDDVVDAILDAAAQGYYLVRRGPISSTYRARFVLIGSMNPEEGKLRPQIMDRFGLRVIVRGLHDTEDRLEAYRRARAYLSNSRQLSGEFAETTLLALEDIQAARDLLPQVEIPDDVAHMGLALIERLQIDSLRAEITLLEAARAHAIADTRLEVIPADLSAVAPMALRLRRSPFMDDYFTQHEFEEREFGTILKDIIPEK; encoded by the coding sequence ATCGCCGATGTTGTGCCGTTTCCCTTCTTTGCGCTGGTCGGCCAGGATGAAATGAAACTGGCTTTACTATTAGCCATGATCAATCCGCATATTGGCGGGGCGCTGTTGATTGGCCCGCGCGGCACCGGAAAAACCACCGCGGTGCGCAGCCTGCCCGAATTGCTGCCGCAAACCCCGCGCAGCCTGTGTTACTATGGCTGCTTGCCCGAAGATGTGGAATCCGGCGGCATGGATGCTGTTTGCCCCGATTGTGCGGTTAAATATGCGCAGGGAGACCCCCTTGCCGCGCTCGATCAGGTGCGCTTGGTTGAACTGCCGTTGAATGCCCGCCTGGAAGATGTGGTCGGCGGACTGGATGAGCGCGCCGTCATGCAGGGGCATATCCGTTTGCGGCGGGGAATTTTGGCACAGGCCGACCGCAATCTGCTTTATGTGGACGAAGTGAACTTGCTTGGCGATGATGTTGTCGATGCAATTTTAGATGCCGCCGCGCAAGGCTACTATCTTGTGCGCCGCGGCCCTATATCTTCAACCTATCGGGCGCGCTTTGTATTGATTGGCTCGATGAATCCCGAGGAAGGGAAATTGCGCCCACAGATTATGGATCGCTTCGGTTTACGCGTGATCGTGCGCGGACTGCATGATACCGAAGACCGCCTGGAAGCCTATCGCCGGGCACGCGCCTATCTCAGCAATTCGCGTCAGTTGTCTGGCGAGTTCGCCGAGACAACGCTGTTGGCGCTGGAAGATATTCAGGCGGCGCGTGACCTGCTGCCTCAGGTCGAAATTCCGGACGATGTTGCCCACATGGGTTTGGCGCTGATTGAACGGCTGCAAATCGACTCGCTGCGCGCTGAAATTACTTTACTGGAGGCTGCCCGCGCCCATGCGATTGCCGATACTCGCCTCGAAGTTATCCCTGCCGATCTGAGCGCGGTTGCGCCGATGGCGCTGCGGTTGCGCCGATCGCCGTTTATGGATGATTATTTCACGCAGCATGAATTTGAAGAGCGCGAGTTTGGCACAATTTTAAAAGATATTATTCCCGAAAAATAA
- a CDS encoding ABC transporter permease — protein sequence MIRYLANQTLLSIFKLFIFISIMFFFIQIMMPGDYIDQFSLSCNAECREELRTQLGLNLPIWQRYFQWLRQIVTLDLGNSLNGEPIVDILKTVLPATLLVFFIGTIFAFMLGLWLGKRTSWTRSTLLSRSATLIGLTLNTSFPPWLTWLFTYLFVKGAGFAVMGEIGGLRTVSFMGLDNLLWKNIITTPSQIAWYMVVSFAFSTLLFYFLKNIIDGLLHKSTPGLIYLLLILAGTDGIWRFFGFEPLAMDIMRLAWIPLASYILLTFGETMIIMQTSMEEIMRSEYISTARAKGLPDSVVLERHAARNALLPVVSRLVISLPYLITGVVIIESSVDWPGMGTSMWNALYWQNMPLVMSTLLLVGIVSLLARLALDIISAYLDPRIRYSSNKAPAR from the coding sequence ATGATTCGTTACCTCGCCAATCAAACCCTGCTGAGTATTTTCAAACTATTTATTTTTATCAGCATCATGTTCTTTTTCATCCAGATCATGATGCCGGGGGACTATATTGATCAATTTTCCCTCTCTTGTAATGCCGAATGTAGAGAAGAATTACGCACCCAATTGGGATTGAATTTGCCCATCTGGCAGCGCTATTTTCAGTGGCTGCGCCAAATCGTCACACTGGATCTAGGAAATTCGCTCAACGGGGAACCTATTGTTGATATTCTAAAAACGGTATTGCCAGCCACCTTGCTGGTTTTTTTCATTGGTACCATTTTTGCCTTTATGCTGGGTCTATGGCTGGGAAAACGAACTTCCTGGACGAGATCGACATTGTTATCGCGTTCAGCAACTCTCATCGGGCTAACCCTGAATACTTCGTTCCCCCCTTGGCTAACCTGGCTTTTCACCTATCTCTTTGTGAAAGGCGCTGGTTTTGCGGTTATGGGGGAAATCGGTGGGCTGAGGACGGTCTCATTTATGGGGCTGGATAATTTGTTATGGAAAAATATTATTACCACACCCAGCCAGATTGCCTGGTATATGGTGGTTTCATTTGCCTTTAGCACGCTGCTATTTTATTTCCTCAAAAATATAATCGACGGCCTGTTGCATAAATCTACACCTGGATTAATTTACTTACTGCTGATTTTGGCGGGCACCGATGGTATTTGGCGCTTTTTTGGCTTCGAGCCGTTGGCGATGGATATTATGCGTCTGGCCTGGATTCCGCTGGCAAGCTATATTTTGCTGACTTTCGGCGAAACGATGATAATTATGCAAACCAGTATGGAAGAGATTATGCGCTCGGAATATATCTCGACGGCCCGCGCCAAAGGCTTGCCCGACTCGGTGGTACTCGAACGCCACGCAGCCCGCAATGCGCTCTTGCCTGTGGTCAGCCGACTGGTGATTTCGCTGCCCTACCTGATCACTGGCGTGGTGATTATCGAAAGCTCGGTCGATTGGCCGGGGATGGGCACATCAATGTGGAATGCCCTGTATTGGCAGAATATGCCTTTGGTGATGAGTACACTTCTGCTTGTGGGAATCGTCTCACTGTTGGCTCGCCTGGCACTCGATATTATTTCGGCATACCTTGACCCGCGCATTCGTTATAGCAGCAACAAAGCCCCCGCAAGATAA
- a CDS encoding GtrA family protein, translating to MILTKTLSNPAERTRFFKFAIVGTIGAVVDFSVFNLLTRFTAINPVVASVCSFTVAIASNFTWNRFWTYPDSRSKSLAQQLSEFAVVNIVGVGIRTPVFAGLNKPLTNLFASLNFFPDAAILEPQFLGHNMALGIAVVLVMFWNYFVNRYWTYSDVD from the coding sequence ATGATCCTGACCAAAACCCTTTCTAATCCTGCAGAACGGACGCGTTTTTTCAAATTTGCAATTGTGGGCACAATTGGCGCGGTGGTTGACTTTAGTGTATTCAACCTGCTTACACGTTTTACCGCTATAAATCCCGTGGTTGCCAGTGTTTGTTCTTTTACGGTTGCGATCGCGAGTAATTTTACCTGGAATCGTTTCTGGACTTATCCCGACTCGCGCTCGAAATCTCTGGCACAGCAGCTTTCAGAATTTGCTGTGGTCAATATTGTTGGCGTGGGCATCCGCACACCAGTATTTGCTGGCCTGAATAAACCCCTGACGAATTTATTTGCCAGCCTGAATTTTTTCCCTGACGCCGCGATATTGGAGCCACAATTTCTTGGACATAATATGGCGTTGGGTATTGCCGTGGTGTTGGTGATGTTTTGGAATTATTTTGTGAATCGGTATTGGACATATAGCGATGTGGATTGA